The Balaenoptera ricei isolate mBalRic1 chromosome X, mBalRic1.hap2, whole genome shotgun sequence region TATATGATctagtaaatggcagtgttttaaCTTGATTTTAACTTGATAACAAGTCTAGATGCCAAATCTTTTCCACCATATTCACAACTTACGCAGCTTGAATGAGTTATGTGCTTCTAGTAACCATTGACATAACCTCCCAGAACTGGTAACAATATATTCTTGCAAgcttatccattcagcaaatacttactgTGCCTCTACCATATATCAGTTTCTGGGACTACAATTAGGAATAAGTCGCaacttcatggagcttacattctagtgcagGGAGACAATAAGCGAATTACAACAGGATGATGCAGTCAAGTGACTAAGTGGCTGCTTTCGGTTGGCTGGGCATGAAAAGCCTCTGAAGAGGCGAaatttaagctgagatctgaataaCAAGAAAAGTCACCCATGCAAAGATAGGGAGCAGTATTCCAGGCGAGGGAGCAGCTAGTGCAAAGGCGCTAAGGAAGATACACGCTCAGCATgtttgaagaagaggaagaaggccaGTGCGGCTGGTGCGTCCTCCATCTGTGGATGACACGAGGTTGCAGAGACAGACAGGGACCAGAGTATAATGGGGAGCCATTGGAGGCTTTTCAGCAGGATCATGACATGCTatgatttacattttcaaaacactctggctgctgtgtgaagaATGAATTGAAGTGGGGCAAGACTGGAAGCAGAAAGACCAGGAGAAAAGCAAATGACTGTTTTAAATAGTTTTCTGTCTTCCACCTTCCAACACATTTGGGAATGTAGGAAGGCAGTGGCGTCACTGGCTAGTGACTGAAGTAAGAGGACTACTCCTGCTTCCCTGCACACCTGCCTGTCTGCCAGCATTTCCTACTGAGGTCTCTCCCTATGTGATGTTGAGGTTTTGCCTCACTTCTCAGTCTGACCAGAAAGTTTGTCCTTTCTACAGGATCAGGAGAAAAGCTGGTCCTTTCAGATCTGCTTGAGCCTGTTAAAACTTCATCCTCATTGGCTGCTGTGAAAAAGCAGCTGAATAGAGTCAAATCGAAGAAGACTGTGGAGTTACCCCTTCACAGAGAAGAGATTGAGCGGGTGAGTCAAAGAAAATGTGGTCCATTAAGGGGGAGAAATTGAACTGACAAGGAAAAATAGCATAAGAAGAGAAGGGGGATGGCCTGAAAAATGGGAGGAAGGAAAGTTGTGGTTGCCTCACCCTGGAAAAGATTAAAACTGATCTCAGGGGAAGCGTAGTCCTGAGAAGTAAGCAAGAGCTAATCTCTAGCATCCTGATTCTTTCTTGAACTAAGAAACATGGCCTCTTAGTTTCCTGCTGGTCCTTTGAGTTTGATGCTTAATTTCGTGGCTCTTTCTTTCTGTGTGCTTTGCCTGTTTCAGATCCACAGAGAAGTGGCATTCAATAAAACCTCACAAGTCCTCTCCAAATGGGATCCCGTCGTTCAGAAGAACCGGCAAGCAGAGCAGCTGGTTTTTCCCCTGAGCAAGCAGCAGTCCGTCTTTGCTCCCATCGAACATGTGGTCAGTGGCTGGAAGGTAAGTGCAACATGAGGATAGCGCACCTTGGAAGGTGAGATTGCGCCGCGTGGACATTGCAGAGCCTGCAGTTGGTCTTGTTGGACACGTTAAGCCAAAATGGCAGCTGCAGTCATTTTAGTTGAGCGGTCAGAAAGGGAGGGGCCGGGGGAGCAAGATTCGTAGCCAGTTGCCATAGCTCTGTCATCGCCCTTCCTCAGCTTGGATTGTCCACTACATGGTTATTTGCATGTTTTTGTGTGACCACATCTGATTGCCAATAGAGAAGGAACataatgatgttttctttttcacacactggattttttaaaaaagcttttaaagCCAACATTCTGACCTTGGGACAATCAGGAACCTGGCAGCATTAATGATGCCTTAGGAGGGATATATGAGCAGCAGAACCAAAGTTTGCCTGAAAAGGAATACCATAGTAAAATATAGCAGATTGCTGATAATGACTAGAAGTTTAGCAGGTAACTCATTATGACTGAgctgcagaaaataaaaaagatacttTAGAGCTGGGTTTCCCAAACAGTGATCTCTGGCAGATGTTTCATCCGTCTGAAGTAAAAGGACAATTGTGAGTATGGTGGTGTAAGGTTGCCAGCTCTTTTTTATTATGAGGTTATTCTTTCCACTTTAATGGTGTTGAAATAGCTTTTCTTTTACGAAATGATGGTGGTAGTAAATGATGGGGTTGGGAGTGGAACGGTAGTTATGCCACTGGCAGAATTAAAAGTTAGTAATCCTGTGTCGGTCCCTAAAGTTTCAATTTTTAGTCTGAACAACTTCAGAACAGCTAGCCTTTCTTTTCCAATACACCATTGGTTAGGCAGTCTATAATGTGGTGTTCTGTTTTTAGTAGAAAAATAGTCCAAAACAGCAGTGCCCAAACCATGGATAGATGGCTTCTCCTCTGCTTTCTATAAATCCAAAAATGGTGTCCTATGTGTCAGGAAGTTGAGATAATTAAAGATCATCAAAGTAGACATGGCTTGCCGCCCTAGCTAGAAATTGAGCAAGTCATTGCTTATTACGGGGATAAGCTCTGTTTCGGATACTGTTGTTGAAGTCACCACCATTCTCTTTCTAGGATGCTTCCTTTTCCACATGAAAAAGAGATCAGGTTTAAAGTGTGGCTGCAGGATGGAAGGGAGACTTTAGGGGGAAAAATTTAAGAGGTAATACAATTTGCAGGATTCAAAAATAAGTATAGAAAATACATAGAGAAAAGTCTGACCCCACCCTTGTCCCCCATCTGCTCATTTTTACCTCCATGCTCACCCAGAGGTCACCACTTTTTTATACGTTTTTTGTTGTCATTAACTTAAGAGTTTTATGGATATATTTATGTTTacctcatttttttaatcaaaaaagtaGTAGTACTACTACACACTgttctgcaccttgctttttccAAATGCTGGTATGATCTTAGAGATGGCAGGTCAGTGCGGAGTTGGTCATTAAAGAtgagatggggtggggtggggggcgggttgCACTGAGAACGGCGCAGCCTCTGATCTCCAGGAACTCCCTGTGCGAGACAGAGTGGGGCCCAGATGCTGTGCACAAACCTGCCGTACCATTCATTCTAAGGTTCATCTTTGAGAAATTATACCAACATGGCACAGAGAAGTCAGGGGGTCCTTTGTGGCTGGCAGTGCCTTAGAGGGCAAAGCCCAAGGACTAGCAATATACTAGTATTTCTGGAGATTAAGAATTCAAAATGTCTGCACTTGTAGTTTTGGTCCAGCTTCCTAAAATTCCGTTTGACTCTAGCTGAGAAGAATTAAAGGGGATAATGTGTGAGAAAGCATTTGTGAACTGTAAAGTGCTAGAAATGATGTAAGGTAACTTCCCaccactccctccttccctccactggCAGCCGACACTAGCATTTCCCAAAGTGTTCTCCTCAAAACCTTCCTTTCTCAGTATGCCCTGGGAATGGGACTGGGTGGGGGGTTTGGTAGGGTTCCATTGCTAGAAAATGCCACATGCCCCTGCTGGAGATTGGCGGTCCACAGTGTatgctagacttttttttttttaataaatttatttatttttatttttggctgtgttgtgtcttcgttgctgcgcacgagctttctctagttgtggcaggcgggggctactcttcgttgcagtgcacgggcttctcattgtggtgacctctcatggagcacgggctctaggcacacaggcttcagtagttgtggcatgcaggctcggtagttgtggttcgcggactctagagcacgtgctcagtagttgtggcgagcaggcttagttgctctgcggcatgtgggatcttcctgggccagggctcgaaaccgtgtcccctgcacgggcaggcagattcttaaccactgcgccaccagggaagcccctacgcTAGCCTTTTAAAGGCTATGAAAAGATAGTAAAGAAACCCCTATGACTTACTCTAACCCAGGTAGGACAGactgattttattaaaaatcGAACACattgaattttaaacttttaaaaaatgaagtaaatctTGTCAGCTGCTGAGGAACATGCTTTGGGAAGAGCTGGTCTCCATTCTCTCGCCTTCTTCCCCTACTGCCTTCCTGAAACTTCTCTCAGAAGGTGTTAGCAAGGGGCCTCCCAATAGCCAGATCCCAAGTCCTCTGCGTCTTCAGCCTATTTGACACTGTTAACACATCTTGTGGTTAAAACTTCTCCCTTGGCTTCTATGACGTAGTCCTGCTGTTGTTttcttgtctgtttgttttggtttttatctgACTCTTCTTAGTCCTTTTTATTCTTGCTCTGTAAACATGGTACAGATCACTCTCAACTCCTTCTGAGTTCCAGGCCCATGTTCCATATGACTAGCAGGCCTCACCTGGCTCTCCCCTGTGCACCTAAACTTCTCAACAACAAAGAAAGCCTGGCATTTTCCTTCCCCAGACCCTGAAACTCTGTACCACGACCTTCATGCTATAACTCAGTCAATGGCATAACTCCTCCCTTCAACTACCAGCATCCCCAGCCCATGCAGGGGGTCTAGTCCTGTAATTCTGTCTCTGTAATAACTCTCACATCCCTGGTTCCTCTCCTCATTTTCATTTGACACCTTCCATAGAAGCCCTTACACAATCACCAGGATTCTCTCTCCAAAACACAAAACCGATTATCActttcctgcttaaaatccttcaaaagGCTCTCCACTTACAGAATAAGACAGAAGCGCCTGGCATCTTAGCTACACTGGACAGTGCATTGTTCCCTGACATACCTTTGCTTGCCCTAGGTCTTGTGTTTTTGCTTATACTCATCTCTCCATTTGGCTTTTTCCCCCTCCTTGTAGAATTGTGCTTATGCCTCAAAGCCTAATTCAAAAAATCTCTTCCTTCCCCAAgcccaccccacctcctaatCAGAATtaattgttccttcctctgtgattACTCCTATGGACTAATATTTAACCCATTATGTTGTTAGTGGTGCATATGTCTCTTTCCTCTGAAAGGCTATGAGCTCTATGAGGACAGGAACTATCTTAATTGTGTATTCCTAGCACCCTGCACAAGTGCCTGGAATGTAGCTGCAGCCAATAAGTGTTTGTAAATTGAATTGAATCGGAGGGAGATTACAACATTGTAATATAAATCACTTTGTAGCCTGTGATTGATTACTACTGCAAATACTAAAAATGGAAGAACATGCACCTTTACTATTCAGTAGAATAGGTTTATGGTTAGATCAATAGTGCCGTGTAACGTGTGATGATGTGTGTTTATGCATTTGTCCAGATACTTGTAAGTTTTAACACTGACCGTGATGTATATGGCCGTTGAAGAAAACCACATAAAATACGTGCATGAGGTTTGAAACTGGCTCTTGCCCCGGGCTGTCTTTGTGCCTTGCCAAAGTGGACCATGACATGAACAGCCTGATTATTTTAGCCATCCTCACAATATCAGTCAAGCAGCAAATGGGGTCTTTTGTTGACATGTAAAGTCACTGGTTCACAGTCCATTCGTTTCATCCGCATAGGCACCACCTAGTATGCAAAGTTAACTGGCAACTGAGGAGTTGGAGCCAAAGTTAGAAACTGATGAGAGTTAAATTTGAACTGTCAGGAAGCAGGCTAATTACCTGAAGGTCTTATTGTTAAAGgcagtttatttttttgtgctCATCTTAAGACTTAACCTCCCCTTTTCTCTAGAAATATTCTTAAAAGGAGGCTGATATGGATCTGAGGTCCCTAACTTTATGTTAAGAGTATTGTGCTTCAAGTATACATAACAATACAGGGACCGTTTTGTTTTGCAACTCTTAAGACTGACAATTTGGTACTGCTGTTCCTCTGTCCTGCCAGCATTGACCTTAAGGGCATCCTGCTTTGATTCTTAAGAGAATGgtattgttttacatatattggTAATCTGAACACAGAgtgatccccccccccccccccgcccaccggTAATATTAGAGAGTAGCCTCAGAGTCCCCTTGCTGAAGTTGTCTTAAATCAGAATAAAAGTTAAGGCTTTATCTACACAGCTGAACAGCGAGCCTGGAACCCCCTTCTCTTGCTGTAACAGTCAATCCTATCCAGTTCGTGATTCCAATTATAGTGTCATAGAGTAGATGGCCATAGGATTGTAAAGAGGGAGACTCTAGGAGCATGATTTAAGACTTAGAGTGTTCTGTTACCTCCTTAAGGCAAGAACTCCCCTGGAGCAGGAGATTTTTAATCTCCTCCATAAGAACAAGCAGCCAGTGACAGACCCTTTACTGACTCCCATGGAAAAGGCCTCTCTCAAAGCCATGAGCCTGGAAGAGGTAAGTGTGCTAGGCCCTTTGATCCACCCAGGCATGCTCTGTTTCTCCCAGCATTTGCCATCAAGCCCAGGGGTCACTGTAAATGTCATTCGTTATAGGTGAAGATGCGCCGAGCAGAGCTTCAAAGGGCCCGGGCCCTGCAGTCCTACTATGAGGCCAGGGCtcgaagagagaagaaaatcaaaagcaaaaagtAAGGAGGCCCCTGTGTACCGGCCTTGGGTTCCATGGAAGAAAGTGACGAAGAATCGCAAGTCCTTAGGAGAGAACCTTGCCCATGGCGGCTGGGGTCATGTAGGAGAGGTCCCAAAGAGTAGTGACtagcctctttctctctcaaaccAACCTCAGAGAGTTTTGCCTCCTTCAGTAGTACCTGCTCCTGTGGCTTTGGCTTTCCATCTTGGTTTTGCTAAAAAGAGGACTGTTCAATTACTTTCTCTCCCTTCCAGGGTATCAGAGTGGTTCTGCCGAATGAGCTCTTGAGTTCTACAGCTGTGGAGGCCAGTAAGggcttccttcctgcctttttGCCTCTTTAGATCCTATTCTGCTCTTCCCTTGCATTCTAGAAGCAGAGGGGACTCTTTGCTCTGCAGAGGTCTGCCCCTGGGGTCTGCAGGGACTGAGTCCCGCAGGGCCTCGCAGGTCTCGAGCCAGCTCCGTGCAGTCAGCTAGCTCTGTGATGTCTGTTCCATTCCCCCACATAGGGAAACCCCTTGTGTGGCGGGGCACTCGTGTGCGGCACCAGTGGTTCAGCTAAATCTCTTCCCCCGCACCTCTCTCATCCTATAGGTATCACAAACTTCTGAAGAAAGGAAAGGCCAAGCAAGCCCTAAAGGAGTTCGAGAAGCTGCGGAAGGTCAATCCTGCTGCAGCATTGGAAGAACTGGAAAAACTCGAAAAGGCCAGAATGATGGTGAGGCTGCCTCTGGCCCCCAACCCTTGAACCAGCTTTCCCCGGAAAGCAATAAGGATCTCACTCTGCCCTTTCTTTCCAGGAGCGAATGAGCCTTAAGCACCAGAACAGTGGGAAATGGGCAAAGTCAAAGGCAATTATGGCCAAATATGACCTGGAGGTAAGAGACCATCAGGGTGAGAGAAGAGATGGaattggaggaaagaaaggaaaatccaTAAGGATGCTAGCAGAAGCAGAGTTGGGAAAGAGCCATGAGGATGCTTGGAAAACCAGGAATCTAAAAAGGCATCAGAAAATCTCTAAGGCAGAGAGGAAAATGACCAGGAACAAGGTGGAAAgggagagatgaaagggaaacagCATTGAAGGCAAGTCCAGTTAAAGGGGAGAGGagttgtgggggtttttttgtttttttttttaaaccttgtttcACATGTTGGTTTCTTGAGGACAAAGAATTTGTCTTCGTTTTATTCCATAACTGTTAACACAGTGGTGTATGTGCAGTTTGAACAGTAGGTGCCAGTAAGAAATACTTAAGTCAAATTGAGAGGAGGCAGCTCTAAGAAATGGACCGGGAAAGGTGTGACTGTGGTCACTAATGACAAGGTGCTCGTGCCGTGACCCTCTCCTCCAGGCTCGCCAGGCTATGCAGGAACAATTGGCCAGGAACAAAGAGCTGATGCAGAAGATCCAGGTGGCCTCCGAGAGTGCGGAAGAGGAGGGAGTTGCAGAGGAAGAGGGTGAACCCTTTGTCCCTGACGTGGTGAATGAGGTGCAGGTGAAGGCAAGCGGACCGAACCCCTGGATGTTCAGGAATCACTCCAGTGACACAAAAGAGGCTGAGGTCCAGGGGGACCCTGAAGAACTTGCCGAGCCTGCAGCCCAGGAGGCTCCTGAAAGTGAGGAAGAAGGACCAGTGGTGGCGGAAGAAATTCTTTTGAAAGAATTTGAGGAAAGGCGATCACTTAGACAAAAGTCTGGGCTCAAGCAGATCGCCAAGCCGGTGGGCAGTCAAGAAACAAAAGGTGAGCAGTGCCTAGTGCTGGTGCTCTTGACCGACTGAGAGGAAAACTGGGTCCACCCACCTGTGTCACACAGTGATTAGGCTCCAGGTACTTTCAAGAGAGCGCCCTGGGTCCCTGAAGAGAAAATAGGTTTGTAATGACCATTTTCCTTCAAAGGCATTTAATAAGCAGGCATCTGCAtggctccagagtgtgtgtcCAGTGTTCAGAAAGACAGAAGTACACCATCCTTGAAGGAAGGGCAGGAGTTAACGTCACTGGTGCCCACAAGCCAGCGAGAAATGCATGTGGTGGGCTGGCAAATCTGAAAGTCGTTCACACCCACAGACACAGAGGTGTATTTTGAGACATTATGAAATGTCTTCAAATCATCACTGCAGTTTTCTGTCCGTAATGCTGGTTGATATGTTGATATGGGGTGTGATTTTCTTGATAGGAATGAATGACTCCACAAGGTACCGGGTAAATTAGAATTGTTACGCCATGCTCAGACTCGATTTGCATGTTATATATTAATTAGCAGCCTTAGCACCCTTGAGGCAGGTCAGAGTTCCCATTCTGGGGACAAAGCAGGGCGTTATAAAGCCTGCTTAGGAAACTAACTGCCTTCAGAAATCACCTGAATCTGGACAGATTCTTGGGTCCGATTATATTTCCTAGAGGAATAATGAATGCATTTACACGACAGCAAGAATCTTTttcagtggccaaaaaaaaagtttttttttagagCTGTCATTTAGAATGTATTGGAGGACCTTTACTTAGGGTTTTCAGCTAAAGACTTCTGGGATTAATAATTGCAAGCATTTGCTTCCGAGAGGATTGTAGAAAGCAGCGCCTCAGGCCGAGATGGTTCCTCCCAAGCCCCCTCAAAAGCTGCCCATCTAGTGAAATGTGTAGAACAGTTGGTTGTGGAATGAAAGGTGGATTTGGATTTCCTTGGATGAGAAATAGAATGATCCCAAACCTTTGGGGAAATAGTATCCTAAAATAGTGGGAAGGCATGGACCGCAAACAAAATGAGCAAGGAAAGTTGGTCCTTGAAAATAAACATGCATGTCCTCAGGCCAGATCTAAGTAGCTTCTTCCAGTGGCTTCAAGCCAGAGCTAGAGAGCAGGATGAACTTGGGAATGGAGGCAACTTGAGTCAATGCAAAGGACAGTTTTAGAAGCATGTCACGGCTGTGTTTCCCTCGGGGCTCTCAGAGACTAGCAGTATTTGCTCAGATGATGCTCGTGGCGGGAAAGTGCGAGCTACTTGACTCTGCCACAGAAGACTGTGAAATGCTGCTTTAAGATAAAACAATGCTGGCTACAGATTTTACAAGTAGGAAATTACAGTGTAAATTACAAATTGGAAATCACAATTTTTTAgcaattacaaataataaatgacagTGAAGTTGAATTTAGAGGCCACTTGCTAAAACAGCTCTTTTAATACAAATTTGGAATTTGGGGCGATCTTCCCAAGCAGAGTTTACTCTATGGGAAATTAAGCCACAGCTCCAGTTATACAGTGAGTCATTGGCAAAGCTGGGAATAGGACCCGGACATCTGCTTCCCAACATGCTGCTTTTAACTCCTAAACTCCATTGTCCGCGACTTGACAGGTAATGATTAGTGAACTCGCCGGGAGATCCAGCGAATGGCATCTTCTCTTACCCATTTGTCCTCGTTAGCATGTCTCCTATGGTGCCCAGCGCCCAGCGAGAGGTCAGTAGACGCTTGTTGACAAGGCAGCTCCCACCCTACTTTTCTGACAGCTTTCATTTCTTCCCCCAGATCCTAGCAGCCAGGGGGTGCTGTCTGAATTGAGGGCACTGTCTCAGAAACTCAACAGGGAGAACCATCAGTCCAGGAAGCAAGAACTGAGTTCAACGAGGACAGTCCTGGCGGTCCAGAGAGAGGAACCTGCCGGGGAGGAAGAGGAGCCTCTGTTGCTGCAGAGGCCGGAGAGAGCACGGACTCTGGACGAACTGGAGGAGCTGGGCAAAGAAGGATGTTTTCAAAA contains the following coding sequences:
- the UTP14A gene encoding U3 small nucleolar RNA-associated protein 14 homolog A isoform X2, whose product is MSSSRAAESLLALNQQEELEDLPREYPLSTSEDEGDSDGERKHQKLLEAISSLDGKNRRKLAERSEASLKVSEFNVSSEGSGEKLVLSDLLEPVKTSSSLAAVKKQLNRVKSKKTVELPLHREEIERIHREVAFNKTSQVLSKWDPVVQKNRQAEQLVFPLSKQQSVFAPIEHVVSGWKARTPLEQEIFNLLHKNKQPVTDPLLTPMEKASLKAMSLEEVKMRRAELQRARALQSYYEARARREKKIKSKKYHKLLKKGKAKQALKEFEKLRKVNPAAALEELEKLEKARMMERMSLKHQNSGKWAKSKAIMAKYDLEARQAMQEQLARNKELMQKIQVASESAEEEGVAEEEGEPFVPDVVNEVQVKASGPNPWMFRNHSSDTKEAEVQGDPEELAEPAAQEAPESEEEGPVVAEEILLKEFEERRSLRQKSGLKQIAKPVGSQETKDPSSQGVLSELRALSQKLNRENHQSRKQELSSTRTVLAVQREEPAGEEEEPLLLQRPERARTLDELEELGKEGCFQNKELPRAVVEGQQWERNPSNHLGVPKEKKRKEQMIDLQNLLTTKSPSMKSLAVPTTEELEDEEERDQRQMIKEAFAGDDVIRDFLKEKREAVEASKPKDVDLTLPGWGEWGGVGLKPSAKKRRRFLIKAPEGPPRKDENLPNVILSEKRNIHAAAHQVRMLPYPFTHHQQFERTIQTPIGSTWNTQRAFQKLTMPKVVTKPGHIIKPIKAEDVGYRSSSRSDLSVVQRNPKRLSIRHKKQLKKNSVD
- the UTP14A gene encoding U3 small nucleolar RNA-associated protein 14 homolog A isoform X1; its protein translation is MSSSRAAESSLLALNQQEELEDLPREYPLSTSEDEGDSDGERKHQKLLEAISSLDGKNRRKLAERSEASLKVSEFNVSSEGSGEKLVLSDLLEPVKTSSSLAAVKKQLNRVKSKKTVELPLHREEIERIHREVAFNKTSQVLSKWDPVVQKNRQAEQLVFPLSKQQSVFAPIEHVVSGWKARTPLEQEIFNLLHKNKQPVTDPLLTPMEKASLKAMSLEEVKMRRAELQRARALQSYYEARARREKKIKSKKYHKLLKKGKAKQALKEFEKLRKVNPAAALEELEKLEKARMMERMSLKHQNSGKWAKSKAIMAKYDLEARQAMQEQLARNKELMQKIQVASESAEEEGVAEEEGEPFVPDVVNEVQVKASGPNPWMFRNHSSDTKEAEVQGDPEELAEPAAQEAPESEEEGPVVAEEILLKEFEERRSLRQKSGLKQIAKPVGSQETKDPSSQGVLSELRALSQKLNRENHQSRKQELSSTRTVLAVQREEPAGEEEEPLLLQRPERARTLDELEELGKEGCFQNKELPRAVVEGQQWERNPSNHLGVPKEKKRKEQMIDLQNLLTTKSPSMKSLAVPTTEELEDEEERDQRQMIKEAFAGDDVIRDFLKEKREAVEASKPKDVDLTLPGWGEWGGVGLKPSAKKRRRFLIKAPEGPPRKDENLPNVILSEKRNIHAAAHQVRMLPYPFTHHQQFERTIQTPIGSTWNTQRAFQKLTMPKVVTKPGHIIKPIKAEDVGYRSSSRSDLSVVQRNPKRLSIRHKKQLKKNSVD